One genomic segment of Arcobacter porcinus includes these proteins:
- a CDS encoding FAD-dependent thymidylate synthase, whose product MIELINKKENIFDDNIAFVENWDFSRANLDEENRIRAITQVASICYQNPKALGSESLYNRLMAESMGLPSSSFEFVPVLLDYENEKHREILNLEYSNCKKFGEQLDDKYLLTNYRALVYDYENLKESFSFDIRTIFNNEDECKIIKDYFKVFLYKVDLPTRSQMVRHRVSWQELSRRYVSGKKVPFEFYISEKLRGNEKVQELIEKSQELYYELLELKIKPQEARRVIPQMGYSQIWGAFLPRQLDNYFKLRLDETAQWEIRQTALAMQELIK is encoded by the coding sequence ATGATTGAATTAATAAATAAAAAAGAGAATATCTTTGATGACAATATCGCTTTTGTAGAGAATTGGGATTTCTCAAGAGCCAATTTAGATGAAGAGAATAGAATAAGAGCGATTACTCAAGTTGCAAGTATTTGTTATCAAAATCCAAAAGCACTTGGAAGTGAAAGTCTTTATAATAGACTTATGGCAGAAAGTATGGGATTACCAAGTTCTAGTTTTGAATTTGTTCCTGTTTTACTTGATTATGAAAATGAAAAACATAGAGAGATTTTAAATTTAGAGTATTCAAACTGTAAAAAGTTTGGAGAGCAACTTGATGATAAATATCTTCTTACAAATTATAGAGCTTTAGTTTATGATTATGAAAATCTAAAAGAGTCTTTTTCATTTGATATTAGAACTATTTTTAATAATGAAGATGAGTGTAAAATAATCAAAGATTACTTCAAGGTATTTTTATATAAAGTTGATTTACCAACAAGAAGCCAGATGGTAAGACATAGAGTTTCTTGGCAAGAGCTAAGCAGAAGATATGTAAGTGGAAAAAAAGTTCCATTTGAGTTTTATATTAGTGAAAAACTAAGAGGAAATGAAAAAGTACAAGAACTAATAGAAAAGAGTCAAGAGCTTTATTATGAATTATTAGAACTAAAAATTAAACCACAAGAAGCAAGAAGAGTTATTCCTCAAATGGGATATTCTCAAATTTGGGGAGCATTTTTACCAAGACAACTTGATAACTATTTCAAATTGAGACTTGATGAAACAGCTCAATGGGAAATAAGGCAAACTGCTTTAGCAATGCAAGAGTTAATAAAATGA